Below is a window of Cryobacterium sp. PAMC25264 DNA.
GCAGCGGCAGGATGATGCGCCAGTAGACCCCGAGGCGGCTCGCGCCGTCGAGCATGGCGGCCTCGTCGAGGGAGCGCGGGATCGATTGCATGAACTGGATGAAGATGTAGATCGAGACGATGTCGGTGCCCATGAAAAGGATGATCGCGGCGCCATGCGTGTTGACCAGGTGGAAGAAATTGACGACCTGGTAGGTCGCGACCTGGGTCGTGACGGCGGGCACCAGGGTGGCGATCAGGAACAGGCCGAAGACCAGCTTCTTGAACCTGAACTCGAACCTGTCGAGCACGTAGGCGGCCATGGTGCCGATCAGGATGGTGCCGCTGACCGAGACCACCGCGATGATCGTGGTGTTCAGGAAGCCGAGCATCATGCGGCCGTCGACGAACGCGGTGGCGAAGTTGGCGAAATTGAACCAGTTCGACGGCGGGATCAGGGGACCGGTGGCGGCGTACTCCACATTGGTCTTGAGCGAGGCGAACAGGATCACCACGATGGGCACGAGCGCGACGAGGGAGCCGATGATCAGGGAGACGTACTTTCCCGTCGTTCCGAGATAACGCATCATGAGGCCAGGGTCACTTTCTCGTCGGGCACGAGCTTGCGCTGTAGCCAGGTGACCAGCAGCACGATGATGAGCAGGATGACGGCCATGGCCGAGGCCAGGCCCACCTTGCGGTAGACGAACGCGGTCTGGATGGTCTGGATGACGAAGGTCATGCTGCCGTTGGTGCCGCCCGTGATGATGTACGGCAGTTCGAACGCCGAGAGGCTGCCCGCGATGGCGAGGATGAAGGACAGGCTGATGATGCGCTTGATGCCCGGGGCGATGATGTAGCGGAACTGCTGCCACTTGTTGGCGCCGTCCAACTCGGCGGCTTCGTAGAGCTCGCCGGGGATGGACTGGATGGCGCCGAGGAAGAGCACGAAGTTGAGACCGATGTACCGCCAGATGGCGACGCCGGCGAGGGAGTAATTGACCACATCCGGGTTGCCCAGCCACTGGGTGGACAGCTCGCCGAGCCCGACGAAGCCGAGCACGGCGTCGAGGGTTCCGCCCGGGCGGAAGAAGAACAGGAAGATGAACGCGATCGCGACGGCGTTGATCAGGTACGGAAAGAACAGGATGCCCTTGAACATGTTGCGGAAGCGGGTCTTGAAGCTCAGCAGGGTGGCGAAGTACAGCGCCAGGGCCATCTGCAGGAACGACGCACCGAAGTAGTACAGGCTGACCACAAAGACTTGCCAGTACTTGGGATCGGTGAAGATCTTCACGAAGTTGTTCAGCCCCACGACGTCCTTGGTCTTGTCCAGGCCGTCCCAGGAGGTGAAGCTGTACCAGATCATGTTGCCCACCGGTATGTAGGTGAACGTGATCAGGAGGGCGAGCGGGATGGCCAGGAACAGCCACGGCATGACGATGGAATCCTTGCGCGTGCCGTTGGCGCTGATGGTCGTGCGGACGAAGCGTTGCGAGAACCTGCGGAACAGGTCGGGCGTTTTCGCCGGGGCCAGTTGCTGGGACACCGAGCGTCCTTTCTCTTGATCGGGGGTGCCGGCGGCCGGCCGGGTGGGACCTGGTCGACCGTCGGCTTCGAGCCGGACTGCGTCGTGGTGCGGTGAGGCTAGCCCTCGACGGAGGCCTTGGCCGCGGCCCAGGCCTTGTTCAGCGCGTCGAACTGGGAGGCCTTGTCGCCGTCGGCGGCACCGCGGGCGATGTCGACGATCTTCTGGCGGTAGATCTGGCCCCAGAGGTCGATCTCGCTCTCGCTCAGGATGTCGTTCTCCCAGGTGGCCTTCTCGGCCGGCACCGGGGTGAGCTCGAGGTACTCGACGCCGCTGGCCGTGAAGTCGGTCAGTGAGTCCGGATCCGGACCGTCGACGACGGGGGAGAGCCCGCCCTGGTCTGCCGCATAGCCGGACTCGGTGGCGAACCAGTCGATCCAGGCGCGGGCGGTGGATTTGTTCTTCGAGTTGATGCTGATGGCGTTCTTGTAGTCGCCGCCGATGGTGGAGTAGGTCTGGCCGTCGACCGCACTGGGGAACGCCATGTAGCCGATGTCGTCGGCGCTGCCACCGGCGGTCACCGCTGCATCCTGCATCTGGGTGATGGCCCAGGAGCCGAGGACCATGGAGGCGATCTTGCCGCTGCCGAGCCCGGCCTTGGAGGATTCCCAGTCGGTGGTGGTGGGGTCTTCTTCGCTCAGCCCTTGCGCGACGATGTCGTAGAGCAGGCCGTCGGCGATCTCGTGGTATTCGCCCTTCTTCCAGGGCGAGTCGGTGTCGACGAGGGTGATCGAGGCGTCCTTGTCCCCGGTGGCGGCGCGGTTGCCTTCCCACTGGCTCAGCGGCCAGCCGTCGGCATAGTTGGTGTAGTACGGGATGGCTTCTGTGGTGTCCTTGATCTTCTGCAGGTCGGTGAGGAACTCGGCGGGGGTGGTGGGCAGCTCGGTGACGCCGGCATCCGCCCAGAGGTTCTTGTTGTAGATGACGCCCTGGGCGTTGCCGGTGATGGCGACGCCGTAGGCCAGGTCGTCGTAGGCCATCTCCTGCACGAACCGGTAGGTCTTGCCGAGCTCTTCGACGGAGCCGAGCGGCTCGAAGAACTGCGCAAGCTGAACCTTGGTGACGGTGTTGGGGATGAGCAGGACATCGCCATAGCTTCCCGAGGACAACCGGGTGGAGACGTCGGTCTCGTAATCCTTGATGGCCTCGAACTTGACGGAGGTGCCCGGGTATGCCTTTTCGAATTGCGCGGCGTAGTCCTTGAAGACGGTGTCGACGATGTCGGTGCGCTGGGTGAGGACGGTGATCTCGCCGGTGATGGCGCCGTCGTCTGCCGGGGCTGTCCCGGAGCATCCAGCCAGTAGTGCGGTGGCCGCCAATGCGGCCACGGAAATGATGAGCTTCTTTGCCATCTGTTTCTCCTAATCGGTATCACCATTGACCCGTTGAGACACGACCGCGACTTCCCGCCCGTGGACCTCTGGTGTTGCTGTTGGGCCTAAGGCTAGGCCCGGATTCGGCGGCACGTCAAACGCAAATGTCAACGTTGTCCGTTCCTGTCTTATCCTCGACATGGGCCCGAAAATCCCTGTAGTAGCGGGCAACTCGACGCGTTGGTGCACATATTCTCATTGCCAATGTCTGCAAAATGTCCTACGTTGACATAGCGGCCTTCCGATGGTTCTCAGGAGCCGTTCCGAGGCACAGTTCACGAAGGGACACCATGACCACGCAATCACGCGCGACGCTGGCCGATGTGGCAAGGCTCGCAGGGGTGAGCTCCAAGACGGCATCGCGGGTGTTCGCCGGGGCGGGGAACGTGTCGGTGGACACCCGGGAACGGGTGCTCATCGCGGCGAAACGGTTGCGCTTCCGTCCCAACAACCTGGCAAGGAACCTGCGTCGCGGAGGGGTGACCAATACCGTCGCGTTCGTGATCGGCGACCTGAAGAACCCCTTCTATTTCCACGTGGCGGCGGGGATCGAACGTGAGCTCGCGCTCAGCGGGCTCACCATGGTGCTCGCCACGACCGACGACTCACCGGACAGCGAGGAACGCGTGGTCGACGCGCTGATCTCCCAGCGCGTGCGCGCCCTGCTGCTCATCCCGATCGCCGACGACCAGTCCTACCTCGAGGGCGAGCGGCAGCTGGGCACCCCCGTCGTCAGCGTCGACCGGCCGGCACGCAACCTCCTGGCCGACTCCGTGGTGCTGGCGAACCGCCAGGGCATGGCCGAGGCGGTGCGCTCCCTCACCGCCATCGGGCACCGCAAGATCGGCTTCATCAGCAATCCGTCCGCGATGTACACCCAGCGGGAACGCCTGGCCGGGTACCGAGAGGCCCTGCGGGAGGTGGGGGTCGTCGAGACCGCCCAGTGGGAGCGGCTCGACGACGACCCGGATGTCTCGCCCGAGCTGGCCGTGCAGAGCCTGCTGGACCTGCCCGACCCGCCCACGGCCATCGTGGCGGGCAACAACCGCGGCAGCGCCGGCGCTGTGCGGGTGCTCCGCACCCTGCAGACGCCCGTGGCGTTCATCGGCTTCGACGACTTCGAGCTGGCGGATGCCCTGGGGATCTCGGTCGTGGCGTACGACCCGATGGAACTCGGACGCACGGCGGCCCGGCTCGCGCTGGCGCACCTGGCCGATCCGGACTCGTTCACCAGCCAGGTGGAGCTGCCCACCCGGCTGATCCATCGCGGCTCCGGTGAGATCCCGCCGCCCCCGCGCTGACCCGCACATTGTCGGCTCGCCCCATCTGGTCCCCATCCGGACAACTGCACCCGGTGCGCCGGGTGCAGTTGTCCGGATGGGACCAGTGAGCGGCAGCTGGGCGCTGGGCAGGTCAGTCGGCCAGCCGGCGGGCCAGCCAGGCGGCCTGACGCTCGAAGTGGTAGCCCTGACCGCCCTCGTGCTCGTTGAACGGGTACACCTCGATCTCGGCATCCGCGGCGTAGTGGTTTCGCGCGGCGAACACTGTGGACGGCGGGCAGATCGGGTCGAGCAGGGCCACCGAGAAGATCGCCGGCGCGGTGGCGCGCTTGGCGAAGTTGACACCGTCGAAGTAAGCCAGGGTGGCGAAGGTCTGCTTTACGCGGTCGCGGTGCACCGAGAGGTACCGCACGACCTCGTGGTACGGGTCGTTGTCGGTCATGCCGACGGCACGTTCGAAGTGGCAGAGGAACGGCACCTCGGGCATCGCGCCGATGAGGCCCTCTGCCAAGCCGGCGGCGGCGAGGGCGATGCCGCCGCCCTGGCTGCCGCCGCACACAGCCACGCGTTCGGGATCGACGCGGTCCAGGGTGCGCACAGCGTCGATGGCGCGCACGGCGTCGGTGAACACGCGGCGGTAGTAATAGTCATCGGGCGCCTGGATGCCGCGGGTCATGAAGCCGGGGGAGGCCGGGCCACTGCCGTGCGGGTCGGGGGTGTCGCCGCCGGAGCCCCATGAGCTGCCCTGCCCGCGGGTGTCCATGAACAGGTAGGCGTAGCCGCTGGCCACCCAGGCCAGCCGCTCGTGCGGGAAGCCGCGACCGCCGCCGTAGCCGTTGTACTCCACGACCGTGGGTAGCCGCGTCTGCTCGGAACCGGGCCGTTCGGTCGGCACCAGGAACCAGGCCTTGATCGGGTCGCCGGCGAATCCGGCGAAGGTGACGTCGTAGACCTCCACCTCGCTCAGCGGTGAGTCGACCCGGGTGAGCGTGGGAGCCGCGTCGAAGCGGCGGGCCTCGGCGAGGGTGCGTTGCCAGAACGCGTCGAAGTCGGCCGGCTCGGCCACCTCAGGCCGATACGTCTCGAGGTCGGACAGGGGGAGATCTAACCGGGGCACGTGTTGCCTTTCGCGGACGAGTTCTGCGCCAACGCTGGCGCCAGCACCGACTATACCGGGGCCGTGATTGTCGGCCCGTGCCCCACCCGGAGCTACATGACTCCGGCTGTTTGCAGAGCGTAGCGGATGGCCGGCGCCACACGCTCGGCGTAGGCCGGGGTCATGTGCACGGTGTCGTACTTCGTGGGAATGGTACCGGCGAAGGCCGGGCACACCCCGTCGGCGCAGCTGAACGGGAGGGAGCTGACGAAGTGGTCGCCGGTGCCGGAGGGAGCCGAGAGCGCCGCGGCGAACTGTTGCCAGGTCGCTCCGACGCCGACGGCGCAGTCCTGGGGGCTCGACACCGTCGAATAACACTGTCCGAGCTCGGCACCGAGCGGCGGCGGCGCGAGGTAGACGATCTTTCCCGCGGCGTTGTAGCCCGCCGTTTCGGCGAGGGTGGAGGCCACCATGCTGGCGACCGACAGCGGTCGGCGGTTGTCGTCCTGCCCCTCGGCGAAGGCGTTGGCGACCACCACGAGCTGGGGGGCGTCGGCGAAGATGTGGTTGGTGATGTCGAGTTTTCGCTGCGGGCAGGCATCCATCACCCCAGCGCCGTCGTTGGCGACGAGCACCTCGGTGAACCGGCAGCCGTAGAGGCCGATGGTGGTGATGCGCCACTGGCCGTCGCTGGCTTCGGCGATGGCTTTGAACGCCGGCGCGTAGGAGAGCGCCTCGGAGTCGCCGACGAGGTACATGTGCTGGGGAGCGTTGCCGTCGCCCCAGGTGCAGCGGCCGAAGTCGGGTGTGCCGCCCACGTCGAAGCAGGCGCGAGCGGGGTTGTTGGTGGAGGTCGTGGCCATGGCCTGGTCCAGTGACGGCGACAGGTTGTCCGGCCAGGTCGTGGCCGTCGCCGCGGCCGCAAGGTCGGCCTGCAGCGCCACCTCGGGGTTCACATCATCCGTCGCTTCTGCAGTGGGCGCGGCGATAGGAGTCAAGGGGCGGTCGTGCACCTCGAAGG
It encodes the following:
- a CDS encoding carbohydrate ABC transporter permease; this translates as MMRYLGTTGKYVSLIIGSLVALVPIVVILFASLKTNVEYAATGPLIPPSNWFNFANFATAFVDGRMMLGFLNTTIIAVVSVSGTILIGTMAAYVLDRFEFRFKKLVFGLFLIATLVPAVTTQVATYQVVNFFHLVNTHGAAIILFMGTDIVSIYIFIQFMQSIPRSLDEAAMLDGASRLGVYWRIILPLLGPAIATVVIIKGIAVYNEFYIPYLYMPAQDLAVISTSLFRFQGPYGAQWEIIAAGIMIVIVPTLIIFLFLQRFIYNGVTSGATK
- a CDS encoding carbohydrate ABC transporter permease translates to MSANGTRKDSIVMPWLFLAIPLALLITFTYIPVGNMIWYSFTSWDGLDKTKDVVGLNNFVKIFTDPKYWQVFVVSLYYFGASFLQMALALYFATLLSFKTRFRNMFKGILFFPYLINAVAIAFIFLFFFRPGGTLDAVLGFVGLGELSTQWLGNPDVVNYSLAGVAIWRYIGLNFVLFLGAIQSIPGELYEAAELDGANKWQQFRYIIAPGIKRIISLSFILAIAGSLSAFELPYIITGGTNGSMTFVIQTIQTAFVYRKVGLASAMAVILLIIVLLVTWLQRKLVPDEKVTLAS
- a CDS encoding ABC transporter substrate-binding protein — translated: MAKKLIISVAALAATALLAGCSGTAPADDGAITGEITVLTQRTDIVDTVFKDYAAQFEKAYPGTSVKFEAIKDYETDVSTRLSSGSYGDVLLIPNTVTKVQLAQFFEPLGSVEELGKTYRFVQEMAYDDLAYGVAITGNAQGVIYNKNLWADAGVTELPTTPAEFLTDLQKIKDTTEAIPYYTNYADGWPLSQWEGNRAATGDKDASITLVDTDSPWKKGEYHEIADGLLYDIVAQGLSEEDPTTTDWESSKAGLGSGKIASMVLGSWAITQMQDAAVTAGGSADDIGYMAFPSAVDGQTYSTIGGDYKNAISINSKNKSTARAWIDWFATESGYAADQGGLSPVVDGPDPDSLTDFTASGVEYLELTPVPAEKATWENDILSESEIDLWGQIYRQKIVDIARGAADGDKASQFDALNKAWAAAKASVEG
- a CDS encoding LacI family DNA-binding transcriptional regulator; translated protein: MTTQSRATLADVARLAGVSSKTASRVFAGAGNVSVDTRERVLIAAKRLRFRPNNLARNLRRGGVTNTVAFVIGDLKNPFYFHVAAGIERELALSGLTMVLATTDDSPDSEERVVDALISQRVRALLLIPIADDQSYLEGERQLGTPVVSVDRPARNLLADSVVLANRQGMAEAVRSLTAIGHRKIGFISNPSAMYTQRERLAGYREALREVGVVETAQWERLDDDPDVSPELAVQSLLDLPDPPTAIVAGNNRGSAGAVRVLRTLQTPVAFIGFDDFELADALGISVVAYDPMELGRTAARLALAHLADPDSFTSQVELPTRLIHRGSGEIPPPPR
- a CDS encoding acetylxylan esterase; the protein is MPRLDLPLSDLETYRPEVAEPADFDAFWQRTLAEARRFDAAPTLTRVDSPLSEVEVYDVTFAGFAGDPIKAWFLVPTERPGSEQTRLPTVVEYNGYGGGRGFPHERLAWVASGYAYLFMDTRGQGSSWGSGGDTPDPHGSGPASPGFMTRGIQAPDDYYYRRVFTDAVRAIDAVRTLDRVDPERVAVCGGSQGGGIALAAAGLAEGLIGAMPEVPFLCHFERAVGMTDNDPYHEVVRYLSVHRDRVKQTFATLAYFDGVNFAKRATAPAIFSVALLDPICPPSTVFAARNHYAADAEIEVYPFNEHEGGQGYHFERQAAWLARRLAD